A window of Acidimicrobiia bacterium contains these coding sequences:
- a CDS encoding alpha/beta fold hydrolase has product MELVTSDGVRLVARHWRARSPRASVVLAHGFAAGVAELRVVALAEALRDAGLDVLAYDARGHGGSGGVATLGDRERLDVAAAVEAVAADGPVVIVGASMGAIAALRYASSAPGTVAGVVSVSCPARWRLPRNARGVLSALLTQTGFGRRLARRRMGVRIAPTGTRAVPPVELVGSVGAPVTIVHGRRDPFIAVGDAEVLYAAALEPRQLVVVDDLAHAFDGPAVAPVLAGVEWCLAQADARDPLGRRAGAA; this is encoded by the coding sequence CACTAGCGACGGCGTACGGCTCGTCGCCCGCCACTGGCGGGCCCGCTCGCCGCGGGCCAGCGTGGTCCTCGCCCACGGCTTCGCCGCCGGGGTGGCCGAGCTGCGGGTCGTCGCGCTCGCGGAAGCGCTCCGAGACGCCGGCCTCGACGTGCTCGCGTACGACGCCCGCGGGCACGGCGGCTCTGGTGGCGTCGCGACCCTCGGGGACCGGGAGCGCCTCGACGTGGCCGCCGCCGTCGAGGCGGTGGCCGCCGACGGCCCGGTCGTGATCGTCGGCGCGTCCATGGGCGCGATCGCGGCGCTCCGGTACGCGTCGTCGGCGCCGGGCACCGTGGCCGGCGTGGTGTCGGTCAGCTGCCCCGCCCGCTGGCGGCTCCCGCGCAACGCCCGCGGCGTGCTCTCGGCGCTCCTCACCCAGACCGGGTTCGGCCGCCGACTGGCGCGCCGGCGGATGGGCGTGCGGATCGCGCCGACCGGGACCCGCGCCGTGCCCCCGGTCGAGCTGGTCGGCTCGGTGGGCGCGCCGGTCACGATCGTGCACGGGCGTCGCGACCCGTTCATCGCCGTCGGTGACGCCGAGGTGCTCTACGCCGCTGCGCTCGAGCCGCGCCAGCTCGTCGTCGTCGACGACCTCGCCCACGCCTTCGACGGGCCCGCGGTCGCGCCGGTGCTCGCCGGCGTGGAGTGGTGCCTGGCGCAGGCGGACGCCCGCGACCCGTTGGGGCGGCGGGCCGGCGCCGCGTAG
- a CDS encoding DegV family protein, protein MTVAVVTDSAAALPADLARNHAVTVVPMWLTVRGVAELEGTRSLDELVREADVTTSAPTPGEFEQAIKDRLRGSEGVLVLTIAGSMSATYGAARLAGESVGGPVRVIDTATAGGAEALAVLAAAEAAAAGAGLDDVERAARHVIGRVRLVATLPTLDHLVRSGRVPGLAGWAGNRLGINPLFEFRDGKVRRLRPALSRDAALDRMVGLLRRSRVPGARLHVAALHALAVDAADDLLERVRERDHPAAAFLGEFGPVMVVHTGPGLAGLAWWWDDRAGG, encoded by the coding sequence GTGACCGTCGCCGTCGTCACCGACAGCGCTGCCGCCCTGCCCGCCGACCTGGCGAGGAACCACGCCGTGACCGTCGTGCCGATGTGGCTCACGGTGCGGGGCGTCGCCGAGCTCGAGGGGACGCGATCCCTCGACGAGCTGGTGCGAGAGGCGGATGTCACCACCTCGGCGCCGACCCCGGGCGAGTTCGAGCAGGCGATCAAGGATCGGCTCCGCGGCAGCGAGGGCGTGCTCGTGCTCACCATCGCCGGGTCCATGAGCGCCACCTACGGCGCCGCCCGACTCGCCGGCGAATCGGTGGGCGGGCCGGTGCGGGTGATCGACACCGCCACCGCCGGCGGGGCCGAGGCCCTGGCCGTGCTCGCGGCCGCCGAGGCCGCCGCCGCCGGTGCAGGGCTCGACGACGTCGAGCGGGCCGCCCGCCACGTGATCGGCCGGGTGCGGCTCGTCGCCACGCTGCCGACGCTCGACCACCTGGTGCGCAGCGGCCGGGTGCCGGGCCTCGCGGGCTGGGCCGGCAACCGGCTCGGGATCAACCCGCTCTTCGAGTTCCGGGACGGCAAGGTGCGTCGCCTGCGGCCGGCGCTGAGCCGCGACGCCGCCCTCGACCGCATGGTCGGGCTGCTCCGCCGCTCCCGGGTTCCGGGGGCGCGGCTGCACGTGGCCGCGCTCCACGCGCTGGCGGTCGACGCGGCCGACGACCTGCTCGAGCGCGTCCGCGAGCGTGACCACCCCGCAGCAGCGTTCCTCGGCGAGTTCGGCCCCGTGATGGTCGTGCACACCGGCCCCGGCCTGGCCGGGCTGGCCTGGTGGTGGGACGACCGCGCCGGCGGCTGA